A genome region from Baekduia alba includes the following:
- the rplT gene encoding 50S ribosomal protein L20: MTRVKRSVNAKKKRRKTLELTKGFRGEANSNYKRAKEALTKADTYAYRDRRNRKRDFRRLWITRINAAARLNGLSYGEFIHGLKLAGIELDRKVLADIAVRDPETFRRFAEAAREASAAAA, encoded by the coding sequence GTGACCCGCGTCAAGCGCTCAGTCAACGCCAAGAAGAAGCGTCGCAAGACGCTGGAGCTCACCAAGGGCTTCCGCGGCGAGGCGAACTCCAACTACAAGCGCGCGAAGGAGGCCTTGACCAAGGCCGACACCTACGCGTACCGCGATCGCCGCAACCGCAAGCGCGACTTCCGGCGCCTGTGGATCACGCGCATCAACGCCGCCGCGCGCCTCAACGGCCTGTCCTACGGCGAGTTCATCCACGGCCTCAAGCTGGCCGGCATCGAGCTCGACCGCAAGGTCCTGGCCGACATCGCCGTGCGCGATCCCGAGACGTTCCGACGCTTTGCCGAGGCCGCCCGAGAGGCGTCGGCAGCCGCTGCGTAG
- the rpmI gene encoding 50S ribosomal protein L35, with amino-acid sequence MPKMKTHSGAKKRFKLTAKGKVKARHAFTSHILEKKSPKKKRHLGKSFVVSDHDAPRVKVLLGAKKK; translated from the coding sequence ATGCCGAAGATGAAGACTCATTCGGGCGCGAAGAAGCGCTTCAAGTTGACCGCCAAGGGCAAGGTCAAGGCTCGCCACGCCTTCACGAGCCACATCCTCGAGAAGAAGTCGCCGAAGAAGAAGCGGCACCTCGGGAAGAGCTTCGTCGTGTCTGATCACGACGCGCCCCGCGTCAAGGTCCTGCTGGGAGCGAAGAAGAAGTGA
- the argC gene encoding N-acetyl-gamma-glutamyl-phosphate reductase produces the protein MSSAASGRGKADDGPKVLVAGASGFAGALAARLIDRHPQFQLSAITSRSDAGTPLNALYPHHRVPLVLEELNLELEHHGEVDAAIVAYPHGASAPLVAELLEGGIKVVDLSADFRLRDLDVYEEYYVEHPHPELLGEAVYGLPELYRSAIAETDLVAGPGCYPTAAILTLAPLARAGLLDDVVIDAKSGVSGAGRAATQKTHFVTVDENVTPYGVGTHRHAPEIDQELDALGADGIKVTFTPHLLPLDQGELVSCYVTIADDAEVDDVVELYENAYAGEPFIDVVTRPPGVRDVRETNICAINVQVDPRTGKVLAFGAIDNLWKGTSSQALQSLNLMFGFDETEGLL, from the coding sequence ATGTCCTCGGCGGCGAGCGGCCGGGGCAAGGCTGACGACGGCCCCAAGGTGCTGGTCGCCGGCGCGTCCGGCTTCGCCGGCGCGCTCGCGGCGCGGCTGATCGACCGCCATCCGCAGTTCCAGCTCAGCGCGATCACGTCGCGGTCGGACGCCGGCACGCCGCTCAACGCGCTCTACCCGCACCACCGCGTGCCGCTGGTGCTGGAGGAGCTCAACCTCGAGCTCGAGCACCACGGCGAGGTCGACGCCGCCATCGTCGCCTACCCGCACGGCGCGTCGGCCCCGCTGGTGGCCGAGCTGCTGGAGGGCGGGATCAAGGTGGTGGACTTGAGCGCGGACTTCCGGCTGCGCGACCTCGACGTCTACGAGGAGTACTACGTCGAGCATCCGCATCCGGAGCTGCTGGGCGAGGCGGTCTACGGCCTGCCGGAGCTGTACCGCTCCGCGATCGCCGAGACCGACCTGGTCGCCGGCCCGGGCTGCTACCCGACGGCCGCGATCCTGACCCTGGCGCCGCTCGCGCGCGCCGGCCTGCTCGACGACGTCGTCATCGACGCCAAGTCCGGCGTGTCCGGAGCGGGGCGCGCCGCGACGCAGAAGACGCACTTCGTGACCGTCGACGAGAACGTCACGCCCTACGGCGTCGGGACGCACCGGCACGCGCCGGAGATCGACCAGGAGCTCGACGCGCTCGGCGCCGACGGCATCAAGGTGACGTTCACGCCGCACCTGCTGCCGCTCGACCAGGGCGAGCTCGTGTCCTGCTACGTGACGATCGCCGACGACGCCGAGGTCGACGACGTCGTCGAGTTGTATGAGAACGCGTACGCCGGCGAGCCGTTCATCGACGTCGTGACGCGCCCGCCCGGCGTGCGCGATGTGCGCGAGACCAACATCTGCGCGATCAACGTGCAGGTCGACCCGCGGACCGGCAAGGTGCTGGCCTTCGGGGCGATCGACAACCTGTGGAAGGGGACGTCGTCGCAGGCGCTGCAGTCCCTGAACCTGATGTTCGGCTTCGACGAGACGGAGGGCCTGCTGTGA
- the pheS gene encoding phenylalanine--tRNA ligase subunit alpha produces the protein MLDRIEEIHDEGLGAIDAAGTTDELEELRVRLLGRKAELPNLLRGVGELPPEQRGQVGKRANEVRKALEAKLGAAVERLDASELDTRLAADRVDVTLPGDPLQPIGRLHLITQTWRELEDVFVGLGFTVMEGPEVETVHYNFDALNHDATHPARGLSDTFYVAEDVVLRTHTSPMQVRAMEQFPPPLYVVIPGRVYRRDNDATHTPQFHQVEGLAVDEDITLADLKGTLLEFSRQIFGDERDVRLRGHFFPFTEPSVEVDVSCFNCDDGWMPDGSRCPLCKGEGWIEILGAGEVDPNVYSYVDDDRYDPEKVQGFAWGMGIERIAFLKHGVSDLRLFYENDLRFLEQFG, from the coding sequence ATGCTGGACCGCATCGAAGAGATCCATGACGAGGGCTTGGGGGCGATCGACGCCGCCGGCACGACCGACGAGCTCGAGGAGCTGCGCGTCCGCCTGCTGGGCCGCAAGGCCGAGCTGCCGAACCTGCTGCGCGGCGTCGGCGAGCTGCCGCCCGAGCAGCGCGGTCAGGTCGGCAAGCGCGCCAACGAGGTGCGCAAGGCGCTGGAAGCCAAGCTCGGCGCGGCCGTCGAGCGCCTCGACGCGTCCGAGCTGGACACCCGGCTCGCCGCCGACCGCGTCGACGTCACGCTGCCCGGCGACCCGCTGCAGCCGATCGGCCGCCTGCACCTCATCACCCAGACCTGGCGCGAGCTCGAGGACGTCTTCGTCGGCCTCGGCTTCACCGTCATGGAAGGGCCGGAGGTCGAGACCGTCCACTACAACTTCGACGCGCTCAACCACGACGCGACGCACCCGGCGCGCGGGCTGAGCGACACGTTCTACGTGGCCGAGGACGTCGTCCTGCGCACGCACACCTCGCCGATGCAGGTGCGCGCGATGGAGCAGTTCCCGCCGCCGCTGTACGTGGTCATCCCCGGCCGCGTCTACCGGCGCGACAACGACGCGACGCACACGCCGCAGTTCCACCAGGTCGAAGGCCTCGCGGTCGACGAGGACATCACCCTCGCCGACCTGAAGGGCACCCTGCTGGAGTTCTCGCGCCAGATCTTCGGCGACGAGCGCGACGTGCGCCTGCGCGGCCACTTCTTCCCGTTCACGGAGCCGTCGGTCGAGGTCGACGTCTCGTGCTTCAACTGCGACGACGGCTGGATGCCGGACGGCTCGCGCTGCCCGCTCTGCAAGGGCGAGGGCTGGATCGAGATCCTCGGCGCCGGCGAGGTGGATCCCAACGTGTACTCCTATGTCGACGACGACCGCTACGACCCCGAGAAGGTCCAGGGCTTCGCCTGGGGCATGGGCATCGAGCGGATCGCGTTCCTCAAGCACGGCGTCAGCGACCTGCGGTTGTTCTATGAGAACGACCTGCGCTTCCTGGAGCAGTTCGGATGA
- a CDS encoding helix-turn-helix transcriptional regulator, with protein sequence MAATTISSSLIGRDEELSTLMAAVHEADAGRPTLAFVAGESGVGKSRLLSEFTRRAREEAGAKVLSGECVELGDGELPYAPLVGALRPLVRAGDPGLLELPAQARFELGALLPGLAEEGAGSPGNGGGSAESERRSQAQSRLFEALLAALDRLARDVPVVLIIEDVHWADRSTRDFLSFLGRNLADERVLVAMSYRPDELHRRHPLRPLLAVLERTPQARRIELRGLRPEDVRAMAVELTGHEPSAEQVERLIRRSDGNALFVEELLAAGPGPLPPSLADALMVRVERLPPGAQEVVRVLSVAQPADHPLLEALAIVDDATLRAALRDAIAGHVVAVDHSDRYVFRHVLLREVVYDDLLPGERSDLHLAVARALESKLPGDGGPGLAAAVAHHFHRAGDQPQALRSAILAADAAVAAHAEADAAQFLERALELWERVVEPEALTDPSHIDHVDLLMRTSRAHRNTDDARRATLINEALREARAQDPDDPRVPVLLQQRAMAEWGLGRGEASRASLDLARRLLADDAPIEQRISLTISRMKLATLQSRYGETTALAEEVLPQLPEGRDGEILRSETYNNFGLALIMTDRHEEGVAALRESTEIATRVEDYVLLGIAFVNLADALQLSGLPREAREVTEEGLRKVEDNVPGRAWLPTMAAELAIDRGDYDDAAAYLRRTGRTSGNTRVNVELRRAELALCRGDDDVARDLIEEVEALLVDSLEPQFVAVAGVLRAEIDRRSGHPVGAREAVESALERLEFCSDDTVRLGRLALTGVAVEADVAQRARDLGDASAEADAIARAGVMLSRAEAAAAAGRPLESAYHASARAQMLRACGQDPGDAWTVAAARWEALDRPLAVAVALWRAAEACLARGRRDGAAEAAGTAVAGARRLGAAWLVSELEGLIARARLTVEPGSDGGGAVAGGAAGADGADAGDGAEDDPFGLTPRERQVLTLVARGATNREIGAELFMAEKTASVHVSRILAKLDVRSRTEAAAVAHRLGLTSA encoded by the coding sequence GTGGCCGCCACAACCATCAGCAGCAGCCTGATCGGACGCGACGAAGAGCTTTCGACGCTGATGGCCGCGGTCCACGAGGCCGACGCGGGCCGCCCCACGCTCGCCTTCGTGGCCGGGGAGTCGGGCGTCGGCAAGTCCCGGCTGCTCTCGGAGTTCACGCGCCGGGCGCGCGAGGAGGCGGGCGCCAAGGTGCTCAGCGGCGAGTGCGTCGAGCTCGGCGACGGCGAGTTGCCCTACGCGCCGCTCGTCGGCGCGCTGCGGCCGCTGGTCCGGGCGGGCGACCCGGGGCTCCTGGAGCTGCCGGCCCAGGCCCGGTTCGAGCTCGGCGCGCTGCTGCCGGGCCTGGCCGAGGAGGGCGCCGGGTCGCCGGGCAACGGCGGCGGGTCGGCCGAGAGCGAGCGGCGCTCGCAGGCACAGTCGCGGCTGTTCGAGGCGCTGCTGGCCGCGCTCGACCGGCTGGCGCGCGACGTCCCGGTCGTCCTGATCATCGAGGACGTCCACTGGGCCGACCGCTCGACGCGCGACTTCCTGTCGTTCCTGGGCCGCAACCTCGCCGACGAGCGCGTCCTGGTCGCCATGTCCTACCGGCCCGACGAGCTGCACCGGCGCCATCCGCTGCGGCCGCTGCTCGCGGTCCTGGAGCGGACGCCCCAGGCGCGGCGCATCGAGCTGCGCGGGCTACGCCCCGAGGACGTCCGCGCGATGGCCGTCGAGCTGACCGGCCACGAGCCGTCGGCCGAGCAGGTCGAGCGGCTGATCCGGCGCTCGGACGGCAACGCGCTGTTCGTCGAGGAGCTGCTGGCCGCCGGGCCCGGTCCGCTGCCGCCGTCGCTAGCCGACGCCCTGATGGTGCGCGTCGAGCGGCTGCCGCCCGGCGCGCAGGAGGTCGTCCGCGTGCTTTCGGTGGCCCAGCCCGCCGACCATCCGTTGTTGGAGGCCTTGGCGATCGTCGACGACGCGACGCTGCGAGCCGCGCTGCGCGACGCGATCGCGGGGCACGTCGTCGCCGTCGACCACAGCGACCGCTACGTCTTCCGCCACGTCCTGCTGCGCGAGGTCGTCTACGACGACCTGCTCCCGGGCGAGCGCTCCGACCTGCACCTCGCCGTCGCCCGCGCGCTCGAGTCCAAGCTGCCCGGCGACGGCGGCCCGGGGCTCGCCGCGGCCGTCGCCCATCACTTCCACCGGGCCGGCGACCAGCCGCAGGCGCTGCGCTCCGCGATCCTGGCGGCCGACGCCGCGGTGGCCGCGCACGCCGAGGCCGACGCGGCGCAGTTCCTAGAGCGCGCGCTGGAGCTGTGGGAGCGGGTCGTCGAGCCCGAGGCGCTGACCGACCCCAGCCACATCGACCACGTCGACCTGCTGATGCGGACCTCCCGCGCCCATCGCAACACCGACGACGCGCGCCGGGCGACCCTCATCAACGAGGCGCTGCGCGAGGCGCGCGCGCAGGACCCCGACGACCCGCGCGTCCCGGTCCTGCTGCAGCAGCGCGCGATGGCCGAGTGGGGCCTGGGGCGCGGCGAGGCGTCGCGCGCGTCGCTGGACCTCGCGCGCCGGCTGCTGGCCGACGACGCGCCGATCGAGCAGCGGATCTCGCTGACGATCTCCCGGATGAAGCTCGCGACGCTCCAGTCGCGCTACGGGGAGACGACCGCGCTGGCCGAGGAGGTGCTACCGCAGCTGCCCGAGGGCCGCGACGGCGAGATCCTGCGGTCTGAGACCTACAACAACTTCGGGCTCGCGCTGATCATGACCGACCGCCACGAGGAGGGCGTGGCGGCGCTGCGTGAGTCGACGGAGATCGCGACGCGCGTCGAGGACTACGTGCTGCTCGGGATCGCCTTCGTGAACCTGGCCGACGCGCTGCAGCTGTCCGGGCTGCCGCGCGAGGCGCGCGAGGTCACCGAGGAGGGCCTGCGCAAGGTGGAGGACAACGTCCCGGGCCGGGCGTGGCTGCCGACGATGGCGGCCGAGCTGGCGATCGACCGCGGCGACTACGACGACGCCGCCGCGTACCTGCGGCGCACGGGCCGGACGAGCGGGAACACACGGGTCAACGTGGAGCTGCGGCGCGCCGAGCTGGCGCTGTGCCGCGGCGACGACGACGTCGCGCGCGACCTGATCGAGGAGGTCGAGGCGTTGTTGGTGGACTCGCTCGAGCCGCAGTTCGTGGCCGTGGCGGGCGTGCTGCGCGCCGAGATCGATCGCCGGTCCGGGCACCCGGTCGGCGCGCGCGAGGCGGTCGAGAGCGCGCTGGAGCGGCTGGAGTTCTGCTCCGACGACACGGTCCGGTTGGGCCGGCTGGCGCTCACGGGCGTGGCGGTCGAGGCGGATGTCGCGCAGCGCGCGCGGGACCTGGGCGACGCCAGCGCCGAGGCCGACGCGATCGCGCGAGCCGGCGTGATGCTGTCGCGCGCGGAGGCCGCCGCGGCGGCGGGACGGCCGCTGGAGAGCGCCTACCACGCCTCGGCGCGCGCGCAGATGCTGCGGGCCTGCGGGCAGGATCCAGGCGACGCGTGGACCGTCGCCGCGGCGCGCTGGGAGGCGCTGGACCGTCCGCTGGCGGTGGCCGTCGCGCTGTGGCGCGCGGCCGAGGCGTGCCTGGCGCGCGGGCGGCGCGACGGTGCGGCGGAGGCCGCGGGCACCGCGGTCGCGGGCGCGCGCCGGCTCGGCGCGGCGTGGCTCGTCAGCGAGCTGGAGGGGTTGATCGCGCGGGCGCGCCTGACCGTGGAGCCGGGCTCCGACGGCGGCGGTGCGGTGGCCGGCGGCGCGGCGGGGGCCGACGGCGCCGACGCGGGCGACGGGGCCGAAGACGACCCGTTCGGCCTGACCCCGCGCGAGCGCCAGGTGCTGACGCTGGTCGCGCGCGGCGCGACGAACCGGGAGATCGGCGCGGAGCTGTTCATGGCCGAGAAGACCGCGAGCGTGCACGTGTCGCGGATCCTGGCCAAGCTCGACGTGCGCTCGCGCACCGAGGCGGCGGCGGTCGCGCACCGGCTCGGGCTCACGTCGGCCTGA
- a CDS encoding TrmH family RNA methyltransferase — protein MITSHHNPLLKDIRRLAARRERGRFVAEGEDLLRAAEEAGWNPVHRLVAGVDVTEEALAKVSSLGSGTRALAVFDERWAPAPVGPLVVALWGIKDPGNVGTVLRAALAFGASCVALGPETADPYGPKAVRASMGAIFAVPVARVETVAELPGTTIALDARRGEALRGPAQSDVSVVVGAERAGLAPEVVAACDRAAHIPINNESLNAAMAATLAVYELTRFPES, from the coding sequence ATGATCACCTCACACCACAACCCGCTGCTCAAGGACATCCGCCGGCTCGCCGCGCGGCGCGAGCGCGGGCGCTTCGTGGCCGAGGGCGAGGACCTCCTCCGGGCCGCCGAGGAGGCGGGTTGGAACCCGGTGCACCGGCTGGTCGCCGGCGTCGACGTGACCGAGGAGGCGCTGGCCAAGGTCAGCAGCCTCGGATCCGGGACACGCGCCCTGGCGGTCTTCGACGAGCGCTGGGCGCCCGCGCCGGTCGGGCCGCTGGTCGTCGCGCTGTGGGGCATCAAGGACCCGGGCAACGTCGGGACGGTCCTGCGCGCGGCGCTCGCGTTCGGCGCGAGCTGCGTCGCGCTCGGCCCCGAGACCGCCGACCCGTACGGCCCCAAGGCGGTGCGCGCCTCGATGGGCGCGATCTTCGCCGTCCCGGTCGCGCGCGTGGAGACGGTCGCCGAGCTGCCGGGCACGACGATCGCGCTCGACGCCCGCCGCGGAGAGGCACTGAGGGGCCCTGCGCAGTCCGACGTCTCCGTCGTCGTCGGCGCCGAGCGCGCCGGGCTGGCGCCCGAGGTCGTCGCCGCCTGCGACCGCGCCGCCCACATCCCGATCAACAACGAGTCGCTGAACGCCGCGATGGCCGCCACGCTGGCGGTCTACGAACTCACTAGGTTCCCGGAGAGCTGA
- the pheT gene encoding phenylalanine--tRNA ligase subunit beta, producing the protein MKVPYSWLREYCAPEISLADLEQRLTLTGTKVEAIHRHGVGAAEGFVIGKVLSCGKHPDADRLNVTTVDVGDGDQAQQIVCGAPNVAAGQTVAVARPGAVMPDGTKLKKAKLRGVESNGMILSEDEVGLAGERAGGIMVLDDALAAGTPLVDVLPILDDVIEFEITPNRPDCLGVYGLAREVHAATGAPLAAAPWADEGGRDRITGYVPGAHVRIDAPELCPRFTARVFENVTIGPSPRWLKARLLAAGLRPISNVVDITNYAMLLTGHPLHAFDLDKVAGGELTVRRAQDGEQVETLDGAVRTLDSDMLVIEDAEGPTSIAGVMGGARSEVADDTTRVLMEVASWVGPNIHRTSTVLGLRSEASGRFEKGLAPEQALDAQIVATQLMVELTGADVVGGTIDVGPFAKDPWPDATIRLRDHKAAALLGLVIPRTRQKETLTALGFGVADADDGLDVTVPGFRRNDVTREADLVEEVGRFDLDKLPATLPKRRGTAGRMSAAQRMRRRAVDALVGRGAYEVVGWSFTEPGVADRLRLPEDDPRRRFVALVNPMSEDHSVLRTMVLGSLLDAARHNVARGNADLRVIEQGAVYLGRDGEPLPHEHRALGAVLHGRLVAPSWGDDGAPKTADFFAAKGLLSAMLDTLRVAWSVRAATEPFLHPGRSAEVVVHGDGDGDEVVVGWVGEIHPLVARAWELEGAVAGFEVDLDAVVAHGVAVPYFQDLTSFPPVRQDLAVIVAEDVAADAVLGAVRGAGGKLLRGVRVFDVYRGAQVGEGRKSLALALTFQAPDRTLADEDVAPVRARVVKALASQVGGELRG; encoded by the coding sequence ATGAAGGTCCCGTACTCCTGGCTGCGCGAGTACTGCGCGCCCGAGATCAGCCTCGCCGACCTCGAGCAGCGGCTCACGCTCACCGGCACCAAGGTGGAGGCCATCCACCGCCACGGCGTCGGCGCGGCCGAGGGCTTCGTCATCGGCAAGGTCCTCTCGTGCGGCAAGCACCCGGACGCCGACCGCCTGAACGTCACGACGGTCGACGTCGGCGACGGCGATCAGGCGCAGCAGATCGTCTGCGGCGCGCCGAACGTCGCCGCGGGGCAGACGGTCGCGGTCGCGCGGCCCGGCGCGGTGATGCCGGACGGCACGAAGCTCAAGAAGGCCAAGCTGCGCGGCGTCGAGTCCAACGGGATGATCCTGTCCGAGGACGAGGTCGGCCTGGCCGGCGAGCGCGCCGGCGGAATCATGGTCCTCGACGACGCCCTGGCGGCGGGCACGCCGCTGGTCGACGTCCTCCCGATCCTCGACGACGTCATCGAGTTCGAGATCACGCCCAACCGCCCGGACTGCCTGGGCGTCTACGGCCTGGCGCGCGAGGTCCACGCCGCCACCGGCGCGCCGCTGGCCGCCGCGCCGTGGGCCGACGAGGGTGGGCGGGATCGGATCACGGGCTACGTCCCCGGCGCCCACGTCCGGATCGACGCGCCGGAGCTCTGCCCGCGGTTCACCGCGCGCGTGTTCGAGAACGTCACGATCGGCCCGTCGCCGCGCTGGCTGAAGGCGCGCCTGCTGGCCGCCGGGCTGCGGCCGATCAGCAACGTCGTCGACATCACCAACTACGCGATGCTCCTGACCGGGCACCCGCTGCACGCGTTCGACCTCGACAAGGTCGCCGGCGGCGAGCTCACGGTCCGGCGGGCGCAGGACGGCGAGCAGGTCGAGACGCTCGACGGCGCCGTCCGGACGCTCGACAGCGACATGTTGGTCATCGAGGACGCCGAGGGGCCGACGTCGATCGCCGGGGTCATGGGCGGCGCGCGCTCCGAGGTCGCCGACGACACGACGCGCGTCCTGATGGAGGTCGCGTCCTGGGTCGGGCCGAACATCCATCGCACGTCCACCGTCCTGGGGCTGCGGTCCGAGGCCTCGGGCCGCTTCGAGAAGGGGCTGGCGCCCGAGCAGGCGCTGGACGCGCAGATCGTGGCGACCCAGCTGATGGTCGAGCTGACGGGCGCCGACGTCGTCGGCGGCACGATCGACGTCGGGCCGTTCGCGAAGGACCCGTGGCCAGACGCGACGATCCGGCTGCGCGACCACAAGGCCGCGGCGCTGCTGGGCCTCGTGATCCCGCGCACCCGCCAGAAGGAGACGCTGACCGCGCTGGGCTTCGGCGTCGCCGACGCCGACGACGGCCTCGACGTCACCGTCCCGGGCTTCCGGCGCAACGACGTCACGCGCGAGGCCGACCTCGTCGAGGAGGTCGGGCGCTTCGACCTCGACAAGCTGCCCGCGACGCTCCCCAAGCGCCGCGGGACGGCGGGCCGGATGTCGGCCGCTCAGCGGATGCGGCGGCGCGCGGTCGACGCGCTCGTCGGCCGCGGCGCCTACGAGGTCGTGGGCTGGTCGTTCACCGAGCCCGGCGTCGCCGACCGGCTGCGGCTGCCCGAGGACGACCCGCGGCGCCGGTTCGTCGCGCTCGTCAACCCGATGAGCGAGGACCACTCGGTCCTGCGCACGATGGTCCTCGGGTCGCTGCTGGACGCCGCGCGCCACAACGTCGCGCGCGGCAACGCCGACCTGCGGGTCATCGAGCAGGGCGCGGTCTACCTCGGGCGCGACGGCGAGCCGCTCCCGCACGAGCACCGCGCGCTCGGCGCCGTGCTGCACGGTCGCCTCGTCGCGCCGTCGTGGGGCGACGACGGCGCCCCGAAGACCGCGGACTTCTTCGCCGCCAAGGGCCTGCTGAGCGCCATGCTCGACACGCTGCGGGTCGCCTGGTCGGTGCGCGCGGCGACCGAGCCGTTCCTGCACCCCGGGCGCAGCGCCGAGGTCGTCGTCCACGGTGACGGTGACGGCGACGAGGTCGTGGTCGGCTGGGTCGGCGAGATCCACCCGCTGGTCGCCCGCGCGTGGGAGCTGGAGGGCGCGGTCGCGGGCTTCGAGGTCGACCTCGACGCGGTCGTCGCCCACGGCGTCGCGGTCCCGTACTTCCAGGACCTGACGAGCTTCCCGCCGGTCCGTCAGGACCTCGCGGTCATCGTGGCCGAGGACGTCGCGGCCGACGCCGTGCTCGGCGCGGTCCGCGGCGCCGGCGGCAAGCTGCTGCGGGGCGTGCGCGTCTTCGACGTCTACCGCGGCGCGCAGGTCGGCGAGGGCCGCAAGTCGCTCGCGCTCGCGCTGACCTTCCAGGCGCCGGACCGCACGCTGGCCGACGAGGACGTCGCGCCGGTGCGAGCGAGGGTCGTCAAGGCGCTCGCCTCCCAGGTGGGGGGTGAGCTCCGTGGCTGA
- the argJ gene encoding bifunctional glutamate N-acetyltransferase/amino-acid acetyltransferase ArgJ encodes MSGPLSPFFRSRWVDVPDTVTEVPGAPLPDGFRAAGAAAGIKPSGGLDVGILVSDSDETTSATRFTRSGTAAPPVLVTRERARQDAIKAVAVNSGNANAATGRPGMDEAARMQGAGAMMGRTTEDRVAVCSTGVIGVQLDGSKTVRGLLAAGKALSPEGVGDFQRSIMTTDLFEKRATVDVALPGGVVRLAAQAKGAGMIQPSFATMLCFVETDAVIGAETADLLLGVCVKRSFDRITVDGQLSTNDTAILMCGGASGVVVEPESEAELIFGQALDALLRQLAIDIARDGEGARRVGRVTVRGGHGPNVERVARAVANSPLVKTALYGGDPNWGRIVQAVGLALPDTAPLPVDIAIEGVQVCVAGNAVQHDADDLQARVAGDEVEYVIGLPGDGFETEVFFSDLGHEYIKINAEYTT; translated from the coding sequence ATGAGCGGTCCTCTCTCGCCGTTCTTCCGGTCGCGCTGGGTCGACGTGCCCGACACGGTCACCGAGGTCCCGGGCGCGCCGCTGCCCGACGGGTTCCGGGCGGCCGGCGCCGCGGCGGGCATCAAGCCGTCCGGCGGGCTGGACGTCGGGATCCTCGTCAGCGACAGCGACGAGACCACGAGCGCGACGCGCTTCACGCGGTCGGGCACGGCGGCGCCGCCGGTCCTGGTCACACGCGAGCGCGCGCGCCAGGACGCGATCAAGGCCGTCGCGGTCAACTCCGGCAACGCCAACGCGGCGACCGGCCGGCCCGGGATGGACGAGGCCGCGCGGATGCAGGGCGCCGGCGCGATGATGGGGCGGACGACCGAGGACCGCGTCGCGGTCTGCTCGACCGGCGTCATCGGCGTGCAGCTCGACGGATCCAAGACCGTGCGCGGGCTGCTGGCGGCCGGCAAGGCGCTGAGCCCCGAGGGCGTCGGCGACTTCCAGCGGTCGATCATGACCACCGACCTGTTCGAGAAGCGCGCGACGGTCGACGTGGCGCTGCCCGGCGGCGTGGTGCGCCTGGCCGCGCAGGCCAAGGGCGCCGGGATGATCCAGCCGTCGTTCGCCACCATGCTCTGCTTCGTCGAGACCGACGCGGTCATCGGCGCCGAGACCGCCGACCTGCTGCTCGGCGTGTGCGTCAAGCGCTCGTTCGACCGCATCACGGTCGACGGCCAGCTCTCGACCAACGACACGGCGATCCTGATGTGCGGCGGCGCCTCGGGCGTCGTCGTCGAGCCGGAGTCCGAGGCCGAGCTGATCTTCGGCCAGGCGCTCGACGCGCTCCTGCGCCAGCTCGCGATCGACATCGCCCGCGACGGCGAGGGCGCCAGGCGCGTCGGCCGCGTCACCGTCCGCGGCGGCCACGGCCCGAACGTCGAGCGCGTCGCCCGCGCGGTCGCCAACTCGCCGCTGGTCAAGACCGCGCTCTACGGCGGCGACCCGAACTGGGGCCGCATCGTCCAGGCCGTCGGCCTCGCCCTGCCCGACACGGCGCCGCTGCCGGTCGACATCGCGATCGAGGGCGTGCAGGTCTGCGTGGCGGGCAACGCCGTCCAACACGACGCGGACGACTTGCAGGCGCGCGTGGCCGGCGACGAGGTCGAGTACGTGATCGGCCTGCCGGGCGACGGCTTCGAGACCGAGGTCTTCTTCTCCGACCTCGGCCACGAGTACATCAAGATCAACGCCGAGTACACCACCTAG